The DNA segment ATACTCGTAGAAGTGAAGTACCGCGACGAATCCTTGAGCCGATCGCTCAAGTACTACCAGGATCAACTCAAGGCCCCGTTCGCGTTTCAGGTGGTTCTTGATGCCGACTTCGTCGATGCCGACTGCTTCGCAAGGCCTGGGCCACCCACGGTCGTGCCGGGTAGAACCTT comes from the Deltaproteobacteria bacterium genome and includes:
- a CDS encoding ATP-binding protein, which encodes ILVEVKYRDESLSRSLKYYQDQLKAPFAFQVVLDADFVDADCFARPGPPTVVPGRTFLSQLL